TTTGATCTTATGGATCAAAGGGAAGTCAGTTTGGTGGACATATTTTCCTTCCAACTAGGAGGAAGATGCTTTTTCTACAAATCTTATATTCTTCTGCATTCTATACTTAATACTTTCCCTCTAAGCCCTTCCAACTAAACAACTACAGAGAAGCAAACTGGCATGAACAATGTCACGGCTTCATATTAATCTCTGAACCGGAATATTGTTTTctgtttttttctctctctcttaaaTGTTCTAGatacatgatacattttgaaattatgttttaaatttattgatCTTTGAGTATGAAATTTCTAATTTCTAATTCTTTAAGCTGACTTTAGGAATTTAAAACGACCAGGGTATCTTTTTCTTATTTAGATGCTCTCAAATTCTAATCAATATTGAATGAAGCATTTGTGTTTGTGCTTATCAGTCTCCGTATATTTTTTTCCCTGCTCAAATAGTGCAATTCGtggtttcatttaatgctttctCATACCTGTTCAGTTGAACATTAACCAAGCTACTAGGGAATATCTTGAGCGTTATGTTGAAAATAAAGCTGAAACAGAGAAGCAGGAAGTAGCACAAACTGGAGATCCTGCAAATGAAAGGGATAGTAAAGAAAGTACTGAAAAGCAAGGACAGTCTGCAAATCCAATGGAAGAAGGAACCAAAAAAGATTCTGAAGATAAAGAAAACCAAGTGGGAAACAAGAGTTTTGGTCTAGTCACAGATGAAGATCGTGAGTTTGATGCAGTTGCTCTAGAAAAGCTTACAggaatgttagaagagagattaaAGAGCAAACCGTTGCCTCCACCTATGCTGGTTGATGGAACTGTTAAATCTACTTCTGACACACCTTCCAAATCGAAGGATGGGGATTCTGATATCGATATAATGAAAGGTGGTATGATAAGTTCCCAAACTACATAACTTTTGATGCTTTCTATCTTATTGTTCCGGCTAATGTTGACTGAAGAACTTTCATGCAGATGCTGCTGAAGAAAAAAACGACGATGACAATATGAGTGAAAACAAACCAGCAACTGAAAGTGACAAGCCTGAGACTCCTGATAGATCAAAGCGGCATGATAGTAGGAGCCAAGAACGAGATAGGGAACGTGACCTGAAACGGGAAAAAGAAAGGGAGCTTGAGAGAGTTGAGCGGGAACGAGAAAGAGAGAAAGTTAGgagggaaagggaaagggaaagggaatTAAGGGAAGTAGAACGGTTGTACAAGGACCGGCTTAAAGAATGGGAAGCTAGAGAACGAGAGAAAGAATACCAGCGACAATATGAAAAGGAACGGGAGAAAGAAAGAGAGCGGGAACGGTGGAAAGAGATAGTGCGGCAGGAAGATGAAAGTAGTGGTGATGATGGTGATGACTCAAGAAAAAGAAGGCGTAGAACTAGTTTACTtgaggaaaagagaagaaaaaggcaGCATGAAAAGGAAGAGGATTTTGAAGACAGattgaaagaaaaggaagaaattgCTGAAGCCAAGAGGAGGGCGACAGAGGAACAACCTAAACTTGTGACAAAGCAACTAAAACTCGAGTCAAAGTCACTTGATCAGGTTACTCCGGAGGATGAAACTGCTATGCAAGATGAGAATTTTGAACGAAAGCATATTGAGTCCAGTCATGCTAATGATGTTTCTAGAAATGGTCTTAATGATGGTAAACTTTTACTTCCTTTGTTTACTATGGATTCATTTTAAGCGTAAGCATGCTATTTATAACAAATGTTTTATTTTTACTACCACAGTTGATGCCATTTCTGGAAACAGCAGTGGTGATGATCTGAATATGATGGCGCCAATTGCAGTTTCAGACAAAAAGCAGAACAATAATGCTCCAGCTCGGAAGCTTGGATTTGGGTTAATTGGCTCAGGAAAACGTACTACTGTCCCTTCAGTTTTCCATGAAGAGGATGATGAGGATTtggatgagaaaaaaatgagaccTCTTGTGCCAATTGATTATTCAACTGAAGAATTACAGGCTGTCCAGGCAAATGCATCTGGATCACAATCAAATTTGGCGGCTGCTGCTGAATTTGCCAAGCGCATATCTGGTGCCAACCCAAAAGATGCGAAGGCTGATACAGATAGGGAAAGGAGCAGACGTTCTAGTGGCAAACAGAATTTGAGAGATCGAGATTGGAATGATGATGAGAGTAGCCGTTCAAAAGATGAAAGTAGGGAGAAGATGCATAATAGGAATATTGATCGGGAAAGAGGCAGAGAAGATAAACCAAAAACTGGAAATAAGAAATTATTGGATGCCAAGCAGTTGATTGATATGATTCCaaaaacaaaagaagaactgTTTGTCTATGAAATTAATTGGGATGTTTATGACAAGGTAATGCTTTCttttatgaattttaaaatatgataGTGTTATGGATTCAAATGTTTTTTTTAGTATTGAATGCCATAGGGTAGTGTACTAAGCTGTTGAATTTGTTTGAATGCTATTCTGCTAAATGAGATATAGTTCCCTGAAGATTCATAAAAAGGGTTACATTTTTGCTGGCATAAAGTTACCCTTTTTTCTTCTACTATGCTCTCTGCTATTGATAAATGTATACTTTGCCCTTTGCAGCATCACTTGCATGAGAGGATGAGACCTTGGATCTCAAAGAAGATAACTGAGTTCCTTGGAGAAGAGGAGGCCACTTTGGTGGACTATATTGTTTCCTGTATTAAAGATCACGTGCAAGCATCCACAATGCTAGAAATGCTTCAGTCTATATTAGATGATGAGGCAGAAATGTTTGTCCTCAAAACGTGGAGGAtgctgatttttgaaattaagaaaGTTGAAACAGGCTTATCAATGAAATCAAAGTCCTAGGctccatttttttaaaaagaatttctcTCGTCTTATCATGCTTTCAAATTTCCTTTTTGTGCCAAAGGTCAGTGACTGTATTAGGACAATATTTTGAGAGACCTTGTTATTTGGTATGAATTAATTGTAGCCAGTCAAGCATGATGATTATGGGTTGATTTAAAATGaggtttccttttttttttctttctatttattgttaatttttatttatatttgtggCAAGTGAGATTTAATATGTTTTGATTGTCTTGTACTTCATTATACAGTTATGTTATGCTACAATAAAATCAGCCATACTATCCATCAGGTATCAGCGTGTCTTTTAAATAACCAACTCAGCTTTTGTATGCCGTTGATGTGCCCTTTTTTCTGAATAACTACGCCTAGTTGTACGTTATTTCAATTCTGTTTTGCGAAGCATATTTCATTGAAGAAGACTAAAATCACAATATGCACCGTAAAAATGCATAGGCGGTAATAATGCTCTTcatggttgaatttgattctatgATCAAATGAAACCTCGATCGATTTAGTTACAAAAAATAAAGTGTTAGTTTGTtatgaaattgaaaaaaaatgtaaaatcacAAATTCCCCAACTTACGAATACAAAGTTAATAACTGGTATTCCAAGTCCAACATTTTAAATGCTAAGCCTTGGCTATGATGCAGTCCTCCAATGATGCGATCTAAGTCATTATAAATGATTTCTCATTAATTTTGATGATCTAGAAAATTTTTATGagctcattttaaaattaatcggtTCTAAAAGTCGGTTAGCTAAATTAtgtaaaaaaaatcctttaaatgCTGAGCAATCTTCTCCGATTAGACATATTCGCCGTCCACTTCTTGAAGGTAATCCACCTGAATCCAACTATTCAAAAACGTCGTCATCATCAATACTCGACAGCAAcatgaataagaaattaatcgCTAGAACTGTACTTGCTGTCTTGTTATTACAAGTTGCTATATATCCACAAAGCAACTTCTATTGTTGCAGCTTAATCATGTAAACTCTTTGTCCTGGAATAAACGAGGAAGAAATCCTCGAAATCGTATCTCTTCTCTCCACCCTTAAAGTTCCCCTCATGGTAAAGGTAAACCACCTATATTGAATGCTGCAGAAAGTTGGAGGCACGGATTAAGACCTTCATGGCCAATGGCGAGCCAGTAGACTTTTCTTTCATTTGGTTTAATCCAACTCAGAAACCATCtgactttttttatttttccttacaAAAGGACAAAAACAACCCAAAAACGTGATACGGGCATCTAAAAGTCAAATGCTCTAGCAATCTAGCTACTACCTTCTCCAAATTGGACGACAGGAAGCACGGATCCTTCCTAGCTCATTCATGATCTCTCCATGAATGCGCTCAGCAGCAGCAGTAGTAAACAGGAGGAATTTCACAATCCTCTCCTGGAACTATATACAGCATCATATCAGAAAGTTTGTTTACATAAACCTTGGAGTAGATATGAATCGATTCGATCAGATTCCAAATATCTAAAAACATTTAGACATTTTGATTATTTCATCATTGTGTTTGATGCAAACATCTAAGCAACTTTAGTTGGAGGAGAAGGGGCAGAGGATGTCAACAACTGTAAGATATTGGCTATACTGTCTTATTTAATCATAGTTCAACTTACAACTAATTATATAATTGTTTCTATTTTTGTATCGGTCTATTCACATCTGTAActttcttaattttcttttctctatctttatTCAATAGTATTGTGCCTAGATCCAAGGCTAAAGTTTACTCAAAGAACTCTATCTATCTTTCTCCAAATCACACATCTctttttatatatctaaaatacCCATAACTTCATGGAATAATAATAGTTTCATTTTAAACGGTTATATTTATatcagattttaaagagaaaaaaaaattcaatcttattttatatttttcaaatagtGAGAAACCATTTTTTTTACATTATACTACTACTACTCATCTAAGAAGCAAGAATATgtgataatttaaattaataagacATGGTCAATTATCAAGGATGTGATGTCCAAAAGTTGTCCACGTCTTGCCACATGCCAAGTGGAATTATAAATTaactttatttaataaataaagtCCTTTATTTCTTAAATgctttttaatatttaataagaTATTTTGCAAAGCACCCTCATTTTAATTTTCACTTAATTAATTGATTGGATTATTTTTAAAATGCCCTTTAATATTTAGTAgtttttataaaatgattttaattttttattaatgtcATTATCAACCTCTTTCCAACGGCACCGTCATCCACCGTTATGGGATTACCAACTATCGGCGGCGTGATGACATCTGGCCTTTATCAGGCTTTAACCTCCGTAGTCCGGATAACGccgtactctctctctctctctctctcacccgAAACAAGCCAAGGGGCAATCCCGTCAGAGCACTGCGACTTTCTTTATAAAATCCGACCCCTTGGGCCTTCGATGCCCCCAACTTTACGAAATGAAGGTGTGGCTTTACTGAAATACCCATTTCATTGGAATCTCCGGCTTGCCGGCGGATTTCCTCACTCCTCCCGCCGAGCATCTGCGTCCGATTCTCTTTCTTCTCCCCGATCTGAGGCGTTCTCCGGCGAGCCTCCGCCGGAAGGAAGTGGTGGCGGAGAATCTTTTTCTTCTCGTTCTTCCTCTCCTTGCCCTAGTCTGTTTCAAATTGTAGCTGCATGATGGGATTTTCTCTCACCCCGATGAAATCTTCGAGTCGTCTTCTGTGGAGTACCAGtttcttccgccacaagaccgTCTCCGTCGTCGCTTTATTCTTCTTATAGACTGATAAACCTAACCACTTCGATCGATCGCCGGATCAAGAAACGAGGGAGAATAGTACATACCTTTAGCTAGCAGCGAGTGAACGGGAAGGGATACCTTCTCTGGGATCTAGATCTGGACGTCGATCGTAAGATTCGAGTGATGGGGATGGATTCCGGATGTCTGATCTTCGATTCCTCTTGCTTTTCCGCTTCCTCATCTTCTCCGGGCGGCCGCTTGATACTCTTGGGCAGCGCGAACTCGGGCTCTGGGGGTAATAACTTCTACCTCTCCTTTGATGAATTGGCTTTAGATTTGGGTTCCGATGCAACTGACGAGTGTTTCTTTTTTTGTTGGTCGGCTGTGGTAGGGATAGCGGAGGAGGGCAGAGCAAGCAAGCGCCGCCCGTTCTTCACGTCGCCGGATGAGATTTACGAGGAGTACTATGAGGTGCTTCCGCCGGAGAAGAAGCGCCGCCTCACCTCGGAGCAAGTAAACAATTCTGCTTTTTCTAAATTACTCCATCGATAAGCGGGATTCGTAAAAAGGGTGGATAAACGTATTGGTTATTAGAACAATTGATCAACCCGTCTATtcgaagaaagaaacaaaaataattgAGACGAAATCATTGCCCATGAGACAAAACGAATTCTTAAATTGAGATAACAGTCATACTTCATGAACCAATCTGAATTTTGctgaaaaattatgtttttttttaatgagaTTGGGGAAGTTCGTTTGGGCGTTTGACTTCTGTACATAGTAGTGATAAACGATGGGGATAAAGTAGTTTTACTTCAATTATACATAAGAATTTGcaattttttatttgataaacatatatataaatcaaGTTGATGTAGTTTTGGAGTGAAATAGATACAAATGTTGGAGCGGAGCTTCGAGGAGGAGGACAAGCTAGAGCCGGAACGCAAGAGCGAGCTGGCTAAGAAATTGGGGTTGCCACCGAGGCAGGTGGCTGTGTGGTTCCAGAACCGCCGTGCCCGGTGGAAGAACCAACAGGTGGAGCGTGACTTCGACCGTCTCAAGGCTTCCTATGACGCACTCCTCCTTGACCACGATGCCCTTCTGGAGGACAACAGCCGCTTGCGTTCACAGGTGAACCACCTCCCTCTCTTCCTACATCAGTTTCATTTCCGTATCTAAATATTTTATTGATCAAGCTATTCCAATTTGCTGACTTGGTAAACTGTCAAATTGTCAATACTTCtcgtatttaaaaaaataatgaaataccAGGTCAACTGTTCACCCGAGCATGATTCATTAAATTGTGTTAGCTTCACTATTTATCATAGCTGTTTAGTCGTGCAACCGTGTCACTAATCACTGTAGAACGTAGAATTAACGTTTATATGATGCAGAGTCTGTAGCCTCGTCCATATGATCACAGTCTCTAGTCCCTTTCATAATAAGAAAACGGGGTTTTCATAGAGACACTGAAATTTCccttattttgtcaacctaattaGCCATTGCGTTTTGTATTTTCAATTGAGAATAAACTCTTACATACATTAGGTCAACTGTTTGGTTGTTTTGACCACAtattaattagaaatttacttggttGGATTAATTCAACAGTTGAATTGAGAACTGAAAGCCAATAGGGTTAAAATCATACTAAGAAACCTATCGTAATACTAGAATGCataaaatttttgaagttaaaaTGATTTGTAGGAACAATTTGATATGTTTGATTGTCATCTGAATCAATAGGTCTTGGATGAAATAGGAAGATAGGAGAATCATCAGCATTTTACGCCCTCTATTGTTCCATTTCAATTTTGCGTTTCATGGAAAATAATTATAAGAAAATATTCTATGTTTTTGTTcaataatttcctttttttactttttatactTTTGTCTGGCGATCACCAGTTATGGTCTCTTTGCAAAAAAAAAGTTAAGCTCTTTATTAAATTGAATCCTGTTGGCTAGAGGAACGAAACGTCAGGCAGTTGAGGATGATGGTTTTAGCTTGAACTGCCAATTGAGATAATCTGGCCTTTGACTTTATCCACCCAGTAGTTTCGTCTTACAGGTCAACTTATTGTTAGAAAAGCTGCAAGCAAATGAACAGGGTGCAGTCTCTGGAGTCACTAGTCTCACTCCGGATGACCAGGCAGCATCTAGTGGTAAGATAATCGCCCTGAACCTGAGCATCCAGCAGAAGGTGGACGATCTATTGAGCACAGGCAGCGGCGGAAATAATGCGATGGATGAAGTAGATACTCATCACTTGGTGGCGGACAGCCGGCAGCCTTTAATCCTCCCTGAGAGCTACCACTGCATGGGACTGCGTGAGACAGGTCTACATTCTGATCAGGACGACGTGAGCGACGGGGGCTGCAACTACTATCCCGGCAGTGCCGTGACAGAGTACCAGAAGCAGGAGGAAGCCCAGCTGGAGAATTGGTTGGATTGTGTGGAAAGAATTCTCCTCCCTTGAGAAGCTCCAACGATCAAGTTGACGTTTAGCAGTCGAAAGCATGATATATATAGCTTGGTTTCCACCTGCTgttgcttcatcttcttcattagTATTCATTATGTCTGTGAGTGGATGATGTTGTTGGACGTGTGTAGTAAGTCCTATGTATGTTGGATTGCTTGGGAATCAAACTGTTTACTTTCTCTGTTGATTGTATTTGTCGGGGAAAATAAAATTGTTTACAACAAAATCTGCAAACTGCATATATAGGAATAAGAATCCTGTCATCGATTACAATTTACAATAGTTTTGGAACTTGGCCTTCCCTAAAGCACAATGTTTACAACAAAATCTCCTCAGGATAGAGTCATATTTACATTGGTATTTATATTATTCACAACCACATGCACATTCGGAATGGTGGGAATTCCAAACCGGATACGGAAAATAAGGTGATATTCACAGCAAAAAGAATGAAATGATCCATAACAACCATTCCCTGCAACGAGGATTTGAACCTTGGGAAGGTCACAAAGCCATATTAACTTCTCCAATTGCTTTGCTTTCGACATGATACACCGAACAATGTTATCCTGTAACACTACAATTTCTGACTTAAACCGCAGCTCCGGAGAATGAACTTCTTTCCTTCAAAGATACTACCAAGCAAATGTTATCCGGCGAGAGCTTATGCACAAGACAACCCCATTAATGCTTCACGATTCTATTACTTTCACATTAAACGTCGtcatttgcatttttttttctcaCACCTCATCAGGCCAAGCTATCAATTAGTACTTACAGTCAGGTGCTTCAAAGAGAAGAAAGCCATTCCTCCATACGCTTGTTGCCATCTGCATCAATACAACTAGAAGCAGGTCAGTAAGTAGCGCATAGAATATTCAAGAGATTGTCTTGTATATATCAATGCATCCTAAAAGAAGGAAACGAAGTTGCTGCTGTAAAGCAAATTTCGATAACTAGTAAGAGAAGTAAAATTTAAGTACTCTAAGCAACAAGAAAATAACATAACCAAACCATAACTGAGAAAACAGTGTTGGTCAAGCATACAAATGATATTATTAAACGTAGAACAAGTGAACCAAACAATAGCATTTCCGAGAGTACAGACATGCATATCAATTTATGAACATGCTACTCTATATGgtacatatgcaacaatcacaattaTATGTAAAGAATATACTCACATTCCTTTGtctaattaaaagaaaaatcttaTATGACTATATGAAATTACCTATCATATCAATGAATTGGGATTCCTACAACTTGATGGTGAGGATGATGAAAATCATGATGTCTACGCATTAATGAAATTCTCTAGTATTTTCTTAGCATATTATATCAAGCCCTAACCAAAAACAAGCCAAGAGTTGCATGTTTGGCATTGAGAACTAACAAAATTTAGGAAAACTAGAATGATGTGGCCAACATAACATGGTAAAAATGAAAGTTGAATCCATCAAACATAATGTACTAGAAAACTAAAATGTAATTTAGGTTAAGATGGATGAAACAAAATTGCATGGAAGAGGGGATGGTATCTCAAACAGGCAAACTACTTCAAGCAACATGACGAAAGAATCATATATACCAAAGAAGATGCAACTATTTTTTTTCACCTGAAAGATGATCATCCATATGGCTGAGGGTACCCAGGACATGAGTTATAGAGTTTTTTGCCTGCTCATTGCGGCCGCGCCCATAACACCGCACCAAGACCGCAAAACTGTTCTGAGCTTCAGAGTCGCTCTCAAATTCGGGTCCATGAGGTTCCAACCAACCAATAGACCAGTCAGAATCATCAGACTCAGACCCTGACATGCATCCACCATCTGAGGGAACAAGAACAGTGTCATACTCCTTGTCTATCCGCCTTTCTTCGTGGCTTTGCAACCTTTTCTTATTTCTTCTCCAATTCGGCATTGCCCTGTGTCCTGGTGGAAACTTCAAGTAATCCGACTCCTTGAATCCTGAAGGAAAATCACGAGGGATGAGTGCCGAATTGGGAGATTCATCATCTTTCTCGCCCCAAATCCATAAAGAGAAACGTGGGAAACCCATAGTAGTTATCTGCTAGCGTGAAAACCCTGACTTGGCTGAATCACAGTACTACTAATCCCGTTCTCAAAACGATCTCACACTGAGAAATGGCTTAGAGGAGAATGCCCCACGAATCTCCCGAAACAATTTCAAATCGTCAAACCCACTAACCAAGAGCATAACTTTGCTGAAACAGATCAAACTCCTCCTATTACTGACAAAGTAAATTGTACTTCAGCAAATAATCGTGCTTCATAGAAATGAATGCCGACAATACCAATCAGAAGAAATATACCTGTGAATCGCAATAAACCTTTCACCAAAGGCCTCGAAATCAAATCGCTAGGAGAGAAACAACAAGAAATTAAATATCTTTCACGCTGAACTCCTACAAATCCGCAAGAGAAGCGTCAAGGATGAGAAAtccaaataaaaaagaaaaaagaagaagaagaagaagaaaaactcctgCCTGATGTTttagaatctaaaattcaaaaggGGTTTCACAGCTGACGCATTGAACGCATCCGGCCGGCGGCCTCCAGAATATCGGCAACCGAGATTGAAGATGGtgcgaagagagagagagagagagagagagagagagacggcGAGACCCAGCGGGTGAGATGGGATAGGTTTATAGCTCTCCGGACGCATATTGAAACATGCGGTCGATCTACTAATTAATTACGCGGGCTGTCATCAGACCGGCCACGCGTCATGCGGTGATCGCGAGGCCATCTCTCGGGTGGACCAGATCTCCGGTACGAATGGCGCACACAAACTCCTATGCGACGGCGGCCCTCAACCATCGGTTTTCTTGATAGACGGCGGATCCAGCATCATTCCACCGGAGACACGAGTTCCTATGGGTGCCACGGCAAGTAACTGGGCGGCCAACCGCTTCCCGTCAATCATTGCAGATCTTTGCGGTGCACGGAACTGCCACGTGTGACCCGCAGCTCATGCCAATCCAAAATCAACACGCCTTTGACTTACCCAATGTCCTTTCTTTAACCATGATAATGGAGTAAACGATAAAAATTGACAGGTGTCTGTCTACACGATTACGTGATCAGATTTACTTTATTTCATCATCTGTATTATCCTTAATTTTAATCATTAGCCtggtttctttatttttttctctctttctaaATATCCAAATCAGTAACTTGTggtaataaatgttattttaaaagattGTGTTTGCTTACAAGTAATGGAATCTCAATCgtatctaagtttttttttttttatgttatcaCCTCATCAATGACATATGTTCTGATTCTGAAAAAGCCAAAGAAAATTGATACGAAATGAATCAAATTTTCATTTAATTCAATTTACTGTCTAACTTCTCTGTGGTGATCTAACTGAAGGAAACACTTCTAGATTAACTAATCAATTAAGAAAAGTTTGAACATTTAAGTTTGCAGGTTCATATTTCTTTGTTTGGCTCTCTTCTTCCCCAGTTGAGTATctcaatttgaaaaatctttctaaTTAATTTCTCGATCCTTTCATTTCATAATCCTCGGGATCCGTCTCATGTTTcaaactattaaaaaaaaaacaaagatttGAGCTATCTGCTACATTTTAAACATCTGAGAATCCTTTTCTTAACAATGCCAATAACATCTCATTCCAGGTATCGATAGGACCCGGCAAGCACCAGTGCAAGCAGTCATTAAACCCTCTGTTCCAGTCGTTGTTCCAGTGCGACCCCGGGTGCCCATCTGCCCTCAGCAACATGGCTTTTGTCACGTCTAGAACTCCAAACCATTTCGTCTTCTCCATTCTGAAcctctccacctcctccacctgaGCATTCCTGACCTCCCAGTCCGTGCCACTCAACCTGACCGCCGTCTCGTTCAATGGCCTGGTCCTGTTGCAATATCCTCCAGTGTTCCATGCCCCGTGCTCAAAGTGTGCAGGTGCAAATGTCCTCACCAAAGTCACCAGCCCTTCGCACTCCTCGCACCTGTCGATGGACTGGAGAGCCGTCCTGAAGGCCCTTCGAATCGCGTAGGTGAAGTCGTAGTTGGTCAGGTTCGCCTGGCCGCAGTAGACACACCCTATGATTTTGCCGTTTTCGTACAGGTAAAGGTTTCTGAAGAACCAGTGCCCACTGGAGATGATCAGGTAGTTCACCAATGGAAGCTTTGCCGTCCAGTTAGTGTCAACCCTGTCCAGGTGCAGATCAAAATCCCCTGTTCCCGTTCCATTGACCACTCTCTCTTGTTCTTGCACTAAAAATCTCGTCCACAAGAGCATGAGGGTGAAATCGTAGGACTGGAAGTACCAATTCGTGAtctggttttcttctttgtcacCTTTTAGATTCAGTGGGTACTCGACCTGTTTATCAGAACAGAATTATTAGTCAGATAATAATTTCAAGGGCGAGATAAATCTCTGTAATCTAATTAATGCGGGCAGGCATTGATACAATGATACCGATACTCGCCTGAGACAAGAGGCAGACGAGTGAGTCCTTCTGGTTCCGGCCGACGGAGTCGCTAGCAAACGCCATCGTCTTTCCTCTCACCGCCTCCAGGAACGCCACCGGGTCGAACCGCCGGAGATCACATTCCGCCGGCTTCCACCGCCAATTCACAAAGTCCTGATCCTTCCCGTACTTATCGCAGTTCTGCGACTCCGGCAGTATCCGGCACGACCGGTTAGTGTAAGCCGGACCGCCATGATCCCTCAGCCACTTCCCCTCGAACAAATCGCAATCGTCGTCTGAAGATCAAGGAATAAAGCTCAAGATTACCGGATCCTGCAATTGTGCATATAAAAAACACAAAGCCATGCACGTACTGATGACGGTTTGGTCGCCGGCGGACGGGTGCCACAGTTTGAAGCTTCCGTTGTAGATGACCGTCAAGGGATTggaggagaagagggaggaaaggaagaggaggaCGGAGAAAGAGACGATTAAGCTCAGGAACGACCTGGTCTTCATCGATCCCATGCCTGATTCCTCGTGGAAGGCTCTTTTGCCCTGTTCATATGGCGCAGGACGCATTGAAATATCACCGGGCAAGGCAGAGGGTTAAGGTTTGTATGTTAAGGAAGATCGATCGTTTAGGTTGGAGAATTCTTTGTTTACAATTTTGTCTCGCAC
The genomic region above belongs to Zingiber officinale cultivar Zhangliang chromosome 11A, Zo_v1.1, whole genome shotgun sequence and contains:
- the LOC122031740 gene encoding RNA-binding protein 25-like isoform X2, coding for MAVVSPSSSQTLDSNSDAGNQPSSASFDSAPVSLPPAASIPAPADASNTPNSIPNQAPLAPPPPAVPSFVPSFRPLGAPPVPQYSGANSPMAQNPAFLASMGQPPSIHPPGVSTSASAMPPGAPPGAVLPLRSGIPYQVAPGQPSAPMPYAQVGNGYMAVPPQGPMAMPPPGMPRYPAPYPMIRPIFPPRPFPPTGVIPPMPRPPIPGIWGLPPVATPIVRPIVPVSTPMEKPQTTVYVGKIATTVENEFLLSILTLCGPVKSWKRAQDPSDGTLKAFGFCEFESAEGVLRSLRLLSKLNIDGQELMLNINQATREYLERYVENKAETEKQEVAQTGDPANERDSKESTEKQGQSANPMEEGTKKDSEDKENQVGNKSFGLVTDEDREFDAVALEKLTGMLEERLKSKPLPPPMLVDGTVKSTSDTPSKSKDGDSDIDIMKDAAEEKNDDDNMSENKPATESDKPETPDRSKRHDSRSQERDRERDLKREKERELERVEREREREKVRRERERERELREVERLYKDRLKEWEAREREKEYQRQYEKEREKERERERWKEIVRQEDESSGDDGDDSRKRRRRTSLLEEKRRKRQHEKEEDFEDRLKEKEEIAEAKRRATEEQPKLVTKQLKLESKSLDQVTPEDETAMQDENFERKHIESSHANDVSRNGLNDVDAISGNSSGDDLNMMAPIAVSDKKQNNNAPARKLGFGLIGSGKRTTVPSVFHEEDDEDLDEKKMRPLVPIDYSTEELQAVQANASGSQSNLAAAAEFAKRISGANPKDAKADTDRERSRRSSGKQNLRDRDWNDDESSRSKDESREKMHNRNIDRERGREDKPKTGNKKLLDAKQLIDMIPKTKEELFVYEINWDVYDKHHLHERMRPWISKKITEFLGEEEATLVDYIVSCIKDHVQASTMLEMLQSILDDEAEMFVLKTWRMLIFEIKKVETGLSMKSKS
- the LOC122031740 gene encoding RNA-binding protein 25-like isoform X1, with protein sequence MAVVSPSSSQTLDSNSDAGNQPSSASFDSAPVSLPPAASIPAPADASNTPNSIPNQAPLAPPPPAVPSFVPSFRPLGAPPVPQYSGANSPMAQNPAFLASMGQPPSIHPPGVSTSASAMPPGAPPGAVLPLRSGIPYQVAPGQPSAPMPYAQVGNGYMAVPPQGPMAMPPPGMPRYPAPYPMIRPIFPPRPFPPTGVIPPMPRPPIPGIWGLPPVATPIVRPIVPVSTPMEKPQTTVYVGKIATTVENEFLLSILTLCGPVKSWKRAQDPSDGTLKAFGFCEFESAEGVLRSLRLLSKLNIDGQELMLNINQATREYLERYVENKAETEKQEVAQTGDPANERDSKESTEKQGQSANPMEEGTKKDSEDKENQVGNKSFGLVTDEDREFDAVALEKLTGMLEERLKSKPLPPPMLVDGTVKSTSDTPSKSKDGDSDIDIMKGDAAEEKNDDDNMSENKPATESDKPETPDRSKRHDSRSQERDRERDLKREKERELERVEREREREKVRRERERERELREVERLYKDRLKEWEAREREKEYQRQYEKEREKERERERWKEIVRQEDESSGDDGDDSRKRRRRTSLLEEKRRKRQHEKEEDFEDRLKEKEEIAEAKRRATEEQPKLVTKQLKLESKSLDQVTPEDETAMQDENFERKHIESSHANDVSRNGLNDVDAISGNSSGDDLNMMAPIAVSDKKQNNNAPARKLGFGLIGSGKRTTVPSVFHEEDDEDLDEKKMRPLVPIDYSTEELQAVQANASGSQSNLAAAAEFAKRISGANPKDAKADTDRERSRRSSGKQNLRDRDWNDDESSRSKDESREKMHNRNIDRERGREDKPKTGNKKLLDAKQLIDMIPKTKEELFVYEINWDVYDKHHLHERMRPWISKKITEFLGEEEATLVDYIVSCIKDHVQASTMLEMLQSILDDEAEMFVLKTWRMLIFEIKKVETGLSMKSKS